One genomic segment of Arthrobacter sp. zg-Y1110 includes these proteins:
- a CDS encoding alpha/beta fold hydrolase → MFNNSSRLGTTTDSDAADNQAANQGLPTIVLVHGAWADSSSWEQVIDELLHAGFPVQAIANPLRGVEHDTAYLASYLAAIEGPVVLVGHSYGGAIITNIDTSAFDVRALVYVAAFIPIAGETVGQLAAQSSTPLPLVTVETPSGPEVHISPEGFRAAFAADVDQRRAGVLGIVQRPANVRAVAEPISREAFRTVPAYVLVTTADRAIDPDVQRMMAHRTGAAVVEVEASHAVMVSRPSTVAGLILQAATSAVTVR, encoded by the coding sequence ATGTTCAACAATTCATCCCGACTGGGGACCACTACCGATTCCGACGCCGCCGATAACCAGGCCGCAAACCAGGGATTGCCGACCATCGTGCTTGTGCACGGTGCGTGGGCCGATTCCTCCAGTTGGGAGCAGGTGATCGACGAACTCCTGCATGCAGGATTCCCGGTCCAGGCAATTGCGAACCCGCTGCGGGGCGTGGAACATGACACGGCCTACCTGGCCAGCTACCTTGCGGCGATCGAGGGTCCCGTGGTGCTTGTGGGCCATTCGTACGGCGGTGCAATCATCACGAACATCGATACGAGTGCCTTTGACGTGCGAGCCCTCGTCTACGTCGCGGCATTTATTCCGATTGCAGGGGAGACGGTCGGCCAGCTGGCAGCCCAGTCTTCGACCCCGCTGCCCTTGGTGACGGTCGAAACACCAAGCGGGCCTGAGGTGCACATCAGCCCGGAGGGGTTCCGCGCAGCCTTTGCCGCCGACGTCGACCAACGCAGGGCAGGTGTCCTCGGCATCGTCCAGCGTCCTGCCAACGTCCGGGCGGTCGCGGAACCGATCAGCCGGGAGGCATTCCGCACCGTGCCCGCCTATGTACTCGTCACCACAGCAGACCGGGCTATCGACCCGGACGTGCAGCGGATGATGGCCCATCGTACCGGCGCGGCCGTCGTCGAGGTCGAGGCCTCCCACGCCGTCATGGTCAGTCGTCCCTCGACCGTCGCGGGTCTCATTCTCCAGGCGGCGACGTCGGCGGTAACCGTCCGATGA
- a CDS encoding NAD(P)/FAD-dependent oxidoreductase, with translation MTGTVTDVIVVGAGPVGENVADRIVAGGLSAVIVESELVGGECSYWACMPTKALLRDAAALRAVRQLPGAAAAVTGGLDVDAVLARRDRFASNWNDEGQVAWLQQAGITLVRGRGRISAPRTVEVTGRDGTVSTITARHAVVVATGTSAALPPIPGLADAAPWTSREAVSVKKIPERLAIIGGGVVGTEMATAFSALGAAVTLIARDGVLPRVEPYAAEHVVASLESAGARVLIGASPSDVTRDARGTVHITLAGGGSIDADEVLVATGRRPNTGDLGLEHLGLAASGWLSVDETLRVVGPDGTVPDGGWLYAAGDVNGRALLTHQGKYQARAAGDAIVARATGAPVEDFPWGRHAATADVRAVPQVIFTDPEIASAGLTLAGAVDAGLRVRSVEYDLGSVAGASLHADGYTGRASMVINEDTNTIVGFTAVGPDVTELVHAATIAIAGEVPIDRLWHAVPAYPTISEIWLRLLETAAR, from the coding sequence ATGACCGGGACCGTTACGGACGTTATTGTTGTCGGCGCCGGTCCGGTGGGCGAGAACGTTGCGGACCGGATAGTTGCCGGCGGACTCAGCGCGGTGATTGTCGAATCCGAGCTGGTGGGCGGCGAGTGCTCCTACTGGGCGTGCATGCCGACCAAAGCACTGCTGCGGGACGCCGCCGCACTCCGCGCCGTCCGGCAGTTGCCCGGGGCCGCCGCGGCGGTAACCGGCGGACTCGACGTCGACGCGGTGCTGGCGCGCCGGGACCGGTTCGCCTCGAACTGGAATGACGAGGGTCAGGTGGCGTGGCTCCAACAGGCCGGCATCACCCTGGTCCGCGGGCGCGGGCGGATCAGTGCCCCGCGGACCGTGGAAGTCACCGGCCGGGACGGCACGGTCAGCACGATCACGGCACGGCACGCCGTCGTCGTCGCCACCGGCACCAGCGCGGCGCTGCCGCCGATCCCGGGACTGGCGGACGCCGCCCCCTGGACCAGCCGTGAAGCGGTGTCCGTGAAGAAAATCCCGGAGCGGCTCGCGATCATCGGCGGCGGCGTCGTCGGCACGGAAATGGCGACCGCCTTCAGCGCACTGGGCGCCGCGGTGACGCTCATTGCGCGCGACGGCGTCCTGCCGAGGGTCGAGCCGTACGCTGCCGAGCATGTCGTCGCGTCCCTGGAAAGCGCTGGAGCGCGGGTGCTGATCGGCGCAAGCCCGAGCGACGTTACCCGCGACGCGCGCGGCACCGTGCACATAACCCTGGCCGGTGGCGGGAGTATCGACGCCGACGAGGTCCTGGTTGCCACGGGACGCCGGCCCAACACCGGCGACCTCGGGCTCGAACACCTCGGGCTCGCGGCCTCCGGCTGGCTAAGCGTGGACGAGACGCTCCGGGTGGTCGGCCCCGACGGCACCGTGCCCGACGGCGGCTGGCTTTACGCCGCGGGCGACGTCAACGGACGGGCGCTGCTCACCCACCAAGGCAAATACCAGGCCCGGGCTGCGGGGGACGCGATCGTGGCACGGGCAACCGGCGCTCCGGTGGAGGACTTCCCGTGGGGGCGTCATGCGGCGACCGCCGACGTACGGGCAGTTCCGCAGGTCATCTTCACCGACCCCGAGATTGCCTCCGCCGGCCTCACGCTGGCCGGCGCCGTCGACGCCGGGCTCCGGGTCCGTTCCGTGGAATACGACCTTGGATCGGTTGCCGGTGCTTCCCTGCATGCCGACGGCTATACCGGCCGCGCGAGCATGGTCATCAATGAGGACACCAACACGATTGTCGGGTTCACTGCCGTCGGACCTGACGTGACCGAGCTGGTGCACGCCGCAACCATCGCGATCGCGGGGGAAGTGCCGATCGACCGGCTCTGGCATGCGGTTCCCGCCTATCCCACGATCAGTGAAATCTGGCTCCGGCTCCTGGAGACCGCGGCACGGTAG
- a CDS encoding EthD family reductase produces the protein MPTKITFVIDNPADPDAFETAYKGIADSAKQLPKLRRYEAGKVWPKENGSPTPAHRTLDLYFDSYEDASAAVTTPAAADLFGQLKATRTTFMALFSEVEES, from the coding sequence ATGCCCACCAAGATCACGTTCGTCATCGACAACCCCGCGGACCCCGACGCGTTTGAGACCGCCTACAAAGGCATCGCGGACAGCGCCAAGCAGCTCCCGAAGCTGCGTCGTTACGAGGCAGGCAAGGTCTGGCCGAAGGAAAACGGCTCACCCACCCCTGCCCACCGGACGCTTGACCTGTACTTCGACAGCTACGAGGACGCGTCGGCTGCCGTGACAACACCTGCGGCCGCTGACCTCTTCGGTCAGCTGAAGGCCACCAGGACCACCTTCATGGCCCTGTTCTCGGAGGTGGAAGAGAGCTAG
- a CDS encoding LapA family protein has product MSKAKEVPGVQPSESLVPKVTSSWVLMGMLGGPGIGLVLAGVAMDETEGGPAEEFWFVLVLVFLLAAFVGLVVSIPLIVKLRKAISAANRNIAESLRWQYGFTVDRPKTLILTDKAPVRLNPFDIPATDTYGRPVNIRISPDETGTKVVATICEEHPTPAANHPYERH; this is encoded by the coding sequence GTGTCAAAAGCGAAAGAAGTCCCCGGTGTGCAGCCGAGCGAGAGCCTCGTTCCGAAGGTGACCAGTTCATGGGTGCTGATGGGCATGCTGGGTGGCCCGGGCATTGGTCTTGTCCTCGCAGGTGTGGCTATGGACGAGACTGAGGGCGGTCCGGCAGAAGAGTTTTGGTTCGTATTGGTCCTGGTTTTTCTTCTCGCTGCGTTTGTGGGTCTTGTTGTGTCGATCCCGCTTATCGTGAAACTTAGGAAGGCAATATCAGCAGCCAACCGGAACATTGCCGAATCCCTGCGCTGGCAATACGGGTTCACCGTTGACCGCCCGAAAACTCTGATCCTGACGGACAAGGCCCCCGTCCGGCTGAATCCCTTCGACATACCGGCGACCGACACATACGGGCGCCCGGTCAATATCCGGATCAGCCCGGATGAAACGGGTACCAAAGTGGTCGCCACCATCTGCGAGGAACATCCCACTCCAGCGGCAAACCATCCCTACGAACGGCACTAG
- a CDS encoding helix-turn-helix transcriptional regulator: MPADDSSNIHCRLDELLEARGMTLTELSRQVGVSLVNLSVLKNDRAKAIRFSTLTAICNALDCEVGDLLVIPRPA; this comes from the coding sequence ATGCCGGCGGATGATTCCTCGAACATCCACTGCCGTCTTGACGAACTCCTGGAAGCCCGCGGCATGACGCTGACGGAACTGAGCCGGCAGGTCGGTGTCAGCCTCGTGAATCTGTCGGTCCTCAAGAACGACCGGGCCAAAGCCATCAGGTTCTCCACGTTGACCGCGATCTGCAATGCGCTGGACTGCGAGGTCGGGGATCTTTTGGTGATTCCCCGTCCCGCTTGA
- a CDS encoding amidohydrolase: MSTTTTPLTVAISERLERHRQALLALSADLHADPEVAFAEHRSAARVADLLREEGFSTTVGCYGLPTAIEAVYGTGSFRVVICAEYDALPEIGHACGHNIIAASAVGAALSLAAVAADLDLTVVLLGTPAEEEGGGKVLMLEAGAFAAADIALMAHPTPGVDLDCSGTSSQGCDRFRVKFRGKASHAAAAPADGVNALNAATVAQVAIGLLRQQLPDGVRINALVPAGGSAINVIPDYAELLLEVRALDADVQHDTKTRVLLACEGSALATGCSWSWDQDSPAYLPVRQHKELLGLWNRNLAATGRTLVRPPGGGGGSTDMGNVSHALPAIHPVIAVLGATAAPHTAGFAAETQGPAADAAVLDAALALAWTAADAASDPALRASLQEARKAPQA; the protein is encoded by the coding sequence ATGAGCACCACGACGACGCCGCTCACCGTTGCCATCTCCGAACGCTTAGAGCGACACCGGCAGGCACTCCTGGCCCTGTCCGCCGACCTGCACGCCGACCCGGAGGTGGCGTTCGCCGAGCACCGGTCTGCGGCGCGGGTGGCCGACCTGCTTCGTGAGGAGGGTTTTTCGACGACTGTGGGCTGTTACGGGCTGCCGACCGCGATCGAGGCGGTGTATGGCACCGGATCCTTCCGGGTGGTGATCTGCGCCGAATACGATGCGCTGCCGGAAATCGGTCACGCCTGCGGGCACAACATCATTGCCGCCTCGGCGGTGGGTGCCGCCCTTTCGCTCGCTGCGGTGGCCGCGGACTTGGATCTGACCGTGGTCCTGCTCGGCACCCCAGCAGAAGAAGAGGGCGGCGGGAAGGTCCTGATGCTCGAAGCCGGCGCCTTCGCTGCCGCCGACATCGCCCTGATGGCCCACCCGACGCCGGGCGTGGATCTGGACTGCAGCGGCACGTCCTCGCAGGGCTGCGACCGGTTCCGGGTGAAGTTCCGGGGCAAGGCCTCGCACGCGGCTGCGGCGCCGGCTGACGGCGTCAATGCACTCAATGCGGCGACCGTGGCGCAGGTCGCCATCGGCCTGCTGCGCCAGCAGCTGCCCGACGGCGTGCGGATCAACGCGCTGGTGCCGGCGGGCGGATCGGCCATCAACGTCATCCCCGACTATGCGGAGTTGCTACTCGAAGTCCGCGCCCTTGATGCAGATGTGCAGCACGACACCAAGACACGGGTCCTGCTCGCCTGTGAAGGCTCTGCGCTGGCTACCGGGTGCAGCTGGTCCTGGGACCAGGATTCCCCCGCCTATCTGCCGGTGCGCCAGCACAAGGAACTGCTCGGTCTCTGGAACCGGAACCTGGCTGCGACCGGCCGCACGCTGGTGCGGCCGCCCGGAGGCGGAGGCGGCTCCACGGACATGGGCAACGTCTCGCACGCACTGCCCGCGATTCACCCGGTGATCGCCGTCCTGGGGGCCACGGCCGCGCCGCATACCGCGGGCTTTGCCGCGGAAACACAGGGGCCGGCGGCCGATGCTGCCGTGCTGGATGCCGCCCTGGCTCTGGCCTGGACCGCTGCAGACGCGGCGTCCGATCCCGCGCTGCGGGCATCCCTGCAGGAAGCGAGAAAGGCGCCGCAGGCTTAG
- a CDS encoding MFS transporter, whose amino-acid sequence MKSSPSTSTKAAGGAVGFLIVMEFGSGLLQGWFPPLLARIGEDFSVDDAALNWVSVVYLLMTVAFVPVLGKLGDLYGHKRMLLVTVCLVAVGSVIVAFAPSFGVLLLGRALQAPLAAFLPLEFAIVRSRSEDTAGRSIAKLVGALTVGGAIGAMVSGILLSVVDNLTIVLLVPAVFMFLCIPVVAWLVPETTTRSAGTVDWAGAALLTTGLLSTLLGIANASSWGWTSGLTLGSIAFGLAVLVLWVMVERKVRYPLVDLHVLTTSGIGLPILGASLFGAQMFGSQTAGSLFILNDPDTHGFGLGLSEATVGVLFLVLALASFAGATLGDRIAARITAKSTVVLGALLGVASYVAMIGFSTSTVPFLAAMLLGAFGNGLILGVLPAIVVKKAPADSVAVASALYNTSRTAAGSVGGAVFALVMSAFLVTLQIDGETTVASANASYLSVWGICAALALALALVALRFRGNDGAAPDTVPAADTAPPASAQGERTA is encoded by the coding sequence ATGAAGTCCTCCCCCAGCACCAGTACCAAGGCGGCCGGCGGCGCCGTCGGCTTCCTGATTGTTATGGAGTTCGGCTCCGGGCTGCTGCAGGGCTGGTTTCCGCCCCTGCTGGCCCGCATCGGCGAGGACTTCTCGGTGGACGACGCCGCCCTGAACTGGGTCAGCGTGGTCTATCTGCTGATGACCGTCGCGTTTGTGCCGGTCCTCGGCAAGCTCGGCGACCTCTACGGGCACAAGCGGATGCTGCTGGTCACGGTCTGCCTGGTGGCGGTCGGGTCGGTGATCGTGGCGTTTGCCCCCAGCTTCGGAGTGCTGCTGCTCGGCCGGGCACTGCAGGCACCGCTCGCGGCCTTCCTGCCGCTGGAATTCGCCATCGTCCGCAGCCGCAGCGAGGACACCGCCGGCCGCAGTATCGCCAAACTGGTCGGTGCCCTGACCGTGGGCGGCGCCATCGGCGCCATGGTTTCGGGCATCCTGCTCTCCGTGGTGGACAACCTGACCATCGTCCTGCTGGTCCCGGCGGTGTTTATGTTCCTCTGCATCCCGGTCGTGGCCTGGCTGGTTCCGGAGACTACCACCCGCAGCGCGGGCACCGTGGACTGGGCCGGCGCTGCCCTGCTCACCACCGGCCTGCTCTCCACCCTGCTGGGCATCGCCAACGCCAGCAGCTGGGGGTGGACCTCGGGCCTGACGCTCGGCTCGATCGCCTTCGGGCTGGCGGTCCTGGTGCTCTGGGTGATGGTCGAGCGCAAAGTCCGCTACCCGCTCGTGGACCTGCACGTCCTCACGACGTCGGGGATCGGCCTGCCTATCCTGGGCGCGTCCCTGTTCGGTGCGCAGATGTTCGGTTCCCAGACCGCCGGCTCGTTGTTCATCCTCAACGATCCCGATACGCACGGCTTCGGCCTGGGCCTCTCCGAAGCCACCGTCGGCGTCCTCTTCCTGGTTCTGGCGCTGGCCAGCTTCGCCGGCGCCACCCTCGGCGACCGAATCGCGGCGCGGATCACCGCCAAATCCACAGTGGTCCTCGGGGCGCTGCTGGGTGTGGCCTCCTACGTGGCCATGATCGGCTTCTCCACCAGCACGGTGCCCTTCCTGGCCGCGATGCTGCTCGGCGCTTTCGGCAACGGTCTGATACTCGGCGTCCTGCCTGCCATCGTGGTGAAGAAGGCGCCGGCAGACTCCGTCGCCGTCGCCTCGGCCCTCTACAACACCTCCCGCACCGCTGCCGGGTCGGTGGGCGGAGCCGTGTTCGCGCTGGTGATGTCCGCGTTCCTGGTCACCCTGCAGATCGACGGCGAAACCACCGTCGCCTCTGCCAACGCGTCCTACCTGTCCGTCTGGGGGATCTGCGCGGCTCTGGCCCTGGCTCTGGCCCTGGTGGCCCTGCGCTTCCGCGGCAACGACGGAGCTGCCCCGGATACGGTCCCGGCCGCCGACACCGCCCCGCCCGCTTCCGCCCAGGGGGAACGCACCGCATGA
- a CDS encoding Lrp/AsnC family transcriptional regulator, protein MPESSLNPLDLRIINALQVYPRAPWTQLAPILGADAATLNRRWRDLHASGTAWISTFDTGSWEAGALVEISCHSGANLRVAAALAETPEAIGVDLTAGGRDIVATIAASSEAALWAYLLDELPLVDGIESVRSHPIARNVFDGSAWRVRALDAVEASRVQALHPAAGGRGGGRNAELEREIIAVLNQDGRATATAIGSALGESARHIRETLAQMSASGRLHQRTDLVRGASGWPVSAWYFLRVPASKLDVVATRLPHLDELRIVSHTVGPYDLIMGVWLKSLAEVQRLEQHLEVKLSGVSTADRSVVLRSVKQLGQILDHRGRATGRSNLHAV, encoded by the coding sequence ATGCCGGAAAGTTCCCTGAATCCGCTAGATCTGCGGATTATCAACGCGCTCCAGGTCTATCCCCGCGCGCCCTGGACCCAGCTGGCGCCGATCCTCGGCGCGGACGCCGCTACCCTGAACCGCCGCTGGCGGGACCTGCACGCGTCCGGCACGGCGTGGATCAGCACCTTTGACACGGGCAGCTGGGAGGCGGGGGCGCTGGTCGAGATCAGCTGCCATTCCGGTGCCAACCTGCGTGTGGCTGCGGCGCTGGCCGAGACCCCGGAGGCGATCGGCGTCGACCTCACCGCCGGCGGGCGCGACATCGTGGCCACCATTGCGGCCTCCAGCGAAGCGGCGCTGTGGGCGTATCTGCTGGACGAGCTGCCGCTGGTCGACGGCATTGAATCGGTCCGGAGCCATCCGATAGCCCGGAACGTGTTCGACGGCAGCGCCTGGCGGGTGCGGGCCCTGGACGCCGTGGAAGCATCCCGGGTGCAGGCCCTGCACCCTGCTGCCGGCGGGCGTGGGGGCGGGCGCAACGCGGAGCTGGAGCGGGAGATCATCGCCGTCCTGAACCAGGACGGGCGGGCCACCGCGACGGCGATCGGCAGCGCGCTGGGTGAAAGCGCTCGGCACATCCGCGAAACCCTGGCGCAGATGTCCGCGTCCGGGCGGCTGCACCAGCGCACCGACCTGGTCCGCGGCGCCTCGGGCTGGCCGGTGAGCGCCTGGTATTTCCTTCGTGTGCCGGCCTCCAAACTCGACGTCGTGGCCACCCGGCTGCCGCATCTGGACGAACTGCGGATCGTCTCGCACACGGTGGGACCGTATGACCTGATTATGGGCGTGTGGCTCAAGAGCCTGGCCGAGGTGCAGCGGCTGGAGCAGCATCTGGAGGTGAAGCTCTCCGGGGTCTCGACGGCGGACCGGTCAGTGGTCCTGCGCAGCGTCAAGCAGCTCGGGCAGATCCTGGACCACCGCGGGCGGGCCACCGGGCGGAGCAACCTGCACGCGGTGTAG
- a CDS encoding RNA polymerase sigma factor has product MEESRLRVLTPQVIAVLVRRGADFAAAEDAVQDALLEALRTWPENPPRDPKGWLVTAAWRKFLDATRAESSRRRRELKVDGEPAPGVVASTDDTLQLYFLCAHPSLSPSSAVALTLRAVGGLTTRQIAAAYLVGEATMAQRISRAKRTVARVRFDTPGDVATVLRVLYLVFNEGYSGDVDLAAESIRLTRQLAAAVDHPEVRGLLALMLLHHARRAARTDDGGRLVPLAQQDRSRWDTRGIIEGVAILQRALARDRLGEYQAQAAIAALHADAQKAEDTDWPQIVQWYDELVRLTGSPVALMNRAVAVGEADGPRSGLAALAELDPLLPRHTAALAYLHEKGGDVEQAARLYAEAALLAPNLAERDHLTLQAARLNAADRNRPG; this is encoded by the coding sequence GTGGAGGAAAGCCGGCTGCGGGTTCTCACCCCGCAGGTCATCGCCGTCCTCGTCCGCCGCGGAGCCGACTTCGCGGCGGCCGAGGACGCGGTGCAGGACGCCCTGCTCGAAGCCCTGCGCACGTGGCCGGAGAATCCGCCCCGGGATCCCAAGGGCTGGCTGGTCACCGCCGCGTGGCGGAAGTTCCTTGATGCCACGCGTGCGGAGTCGTCCCGCCGCCGTCGTGAACTAAAGGTCGACGGCGAACCCGCGCCCGGCGTCGTCGCTTCCACTGACGACACGCTGCAGCTGTATTTCCTCTGCGCCCACCCGTCGCTGTCCCCGTCCTCGGCGGTGGCGTTGACACTGCGTGCCGTGGGCGGGCTGACCACCCGGCAGATCGCCGCCGCGTATCTGGTGGGCGAGGCGACCATGGCGCAGCGGATCAGCCGGGCCAAACGGACCGTGGCACGCGTCCGCTTCGATACGCCCGGCGACGTCGCCACCGTGTTGCGGGTGCTGTACCTGGTCTTCAACGAGGGCTACTCGGGCGACGTCGACCTGGCCGCCGAATCCATCCGCCTCACGCGCCAGCTGGCCGCCGCCGTCGACCATCCGGAGGTGCGGGGACTGCTGGCGCTTATGCTGCTGCACCACGCCCGCCGGGCTGCACGGACCGACGACGGCGGACGGCTTGTTCCGCTGGCCCAGCAGGACCGCAGCCGCTGGGATACCCGGGGAATCATTGAGGGCGTGGCCATCCTGCAGCGGGCCCTGGCCCGTGACCGGCTGGGCGAGTACCAGGCCCAGGCTGCCATTGCGGCCCTGCACGCGGACGCCCAGAAGGCGGAGGACACCGATTGGCCGCAGATTGTCCAGTGGTACGACGAACTGGTCCGGCTCACGGGCAGCCCGGTCGCCCTGATGAACCGGGCCGTCGCCGTCGGGGAGGCGGACGGGCCGCGTTCCGGCCTGGCCGCGCTGGCGGAACTGGATCCGTTGCTCCCCCGGCACACCGCGGCTCTGGCGTACCTGCATGAGAAGGGCGGCGACGTCGAACAGGCCGCGCGGCTATACGCGGAGGCGGCGCTGCTGGCGCCGAACCTGGCCGAGCGCGACCACCTGACCCTGCAGGCGGCGCGGCTGAATGCTGCTGACCGGAACAGGCCCGGGTGA
- a CDS encoding YciI family protein encodes MAKYLLLKHYRGAPEALNNVPMDQWTPDEVAAHMQFMADYAERLQANGEYVEGQALSPEGTFVRYDGEGRPPVTDGPFAETKDLIAGWFAIDVDGYDRALELAGELSAAPAAGGKPLHEWIEVRPFLAAPVTITE; translated from the coding sequence ATGGCCAAGTACCTGTTGCTCAAGCACTACCGCGGCGCACCGGAAGCGCTCAACAACGTACCGATGGACCAGTGGACACCTGACGAAGTCGCGGCACACATGCAGTTCATGGCGGACTATGCCGAACGGCTGCAGGCCAACGGCGAATACGTGGAGGGCCAGGCCCTCTCCCCCGAAGGAACCTTCGTACGGTACGACGGCGAGGGCCGGCCTCCGGTGACTGACGGACCCTTCGCGGAAACCAAGGACCTGATCGCCGGCTGGTTCGCAATCGACGTGGACGGCTATGACCGCGCGCTCGAACTGGCCGGAGAGCTGTCCGCAGCACCGGCCGCCGGCGGCAAACCGCTCCACGAGTGGATCGAGGTCCGTCCGTTCCTGGCCGCCCCCGTCACGATCACGGAATAA
- a CDS encoding DUF2231 domain-containing protein: protein MSEEVSLPLRLARAVGTSPVSERVAAAQEFLYKPVLEWARKSPFHTGVLGHSIHPPLTDLTLGCWGSASILDVAGGPQSRHGATVLVGAGLAAAVPTAIAGASDWAGMTGDARRIGAVHALGTDVAVFANLGSLIARTRGRHGLGVALALAGNAVLAGSGFLGGHLALNRGTARRVPAAA from the coding sequence GTGAGTGAAGAAGTTTCGCTGCCGTTGCGTCTGGCCCGGGCCGTGGGCACCAGCCCGGTCTCGGAACGCGTTGCCGCCGCGCAGGAGTTCCTCTATAAGCCGGTTCTCGAGTGGGCGCGGAAAAGCCCGTTCCATACCGGCGTCCTGGGCCACTCGATCCATCCGCCGCTCACCGATCTGACGCTTGGCTGCTGGGGCAGCGCGTCCATCCTCGATGTGGCGGGCGGACCCCAGTCACGGCACGGTGCCACCGTCCTGGTGGGCGCGGGGCTGGCCGCGGCGGTGCCCACCGCTATCGCCGGCGCCAGCGACTGGGCGGGAATGACCGGCGACGCGCGTCGAATCGGCGCCGTTCATGCTCTGGGGACCGATGTGGCTGTGTTTGCCAACCTCGGATCACTGATCGCCCGGACCCGCGGCCGGCACGGGCTGGGCGTGGCCTTGGCCCTTGCGGGCAATGCGGTTCTGGCGGGTTCCGGGTTCCTGGGCGGGCATCTGGCGCTCAACCGCGGCACGGCGCGTCGGGTACCTGCCGCCGCCTGA
- a CDS encoding alpha/beta fold hydrolase, with amino-acid sequence MESEVRNLPLHTGITVPCLVQGDADAPPVLLLHAWAESRRSFDRLLPGLAGFRIYAPDLRGQGDADKPQDGYSLAEQAEDAAAVLDALEVPTASVLGSSSGGYVAQQLAVDHPDRVAALVLVGAPLTLKGRPGFADDVDGLTDPVAEDWVRGFLAWFPLIQEVPPWFIEDRVRDGVKMPAHAWQLSLRGLYTAVPPTETGAIEVPTLILWGGQDSLLPRADQDTLAAKIDGAELKIYPDAAHLVLWECPEQVAADAAAFLASLA; translated from the coding sequence ATGGAATCCGAAGTCCGGAATCTTCCGCTTCACACCGGCATCACGGTGCCCTGTCTGGTCCAGGGCGACGCCGATGCACCACCGGTATTGCTGTTGCATGCCTGGGCTGAATCCCGCCGGAGCTTTGACCGCCTATTGCCTGGTTTGGCGGGCTTCCGGATTTACGCTCCGGACCTCCGTGGCCAGGGCGATGCCGACAAACCGCAGGACGGATACTCGCTGGCGGAGCAAGCCGAGGACGCCGCCGCGGTTCTGGATGCGCTGGAGGTGCCGACGGCGTCGGTCCTTGGCTCCTCGAGCGGCGGCTATGTGGCCCAGCAGTTGGCCGTGGATCACCCCGACCGGGTGGCGGCGCTTGTGCTGGTGGGCGCCCCTTTGACTCTGAAGGGCCGGCCCGGGTTCGCCGACGACGTCGACGGCCTGACTGATCCCGTCGCCGAGGACTGGGTGCGCGGTTTCCTCGCCTGGTTTCCCCTCATCCAAGAGGTTCCCCCCTGGTTCATCGAGGACCGGGTGCGTGACGGCGTCAAGATGCCCGCCCACGCGTGGCAGCTCAGCCTGCGTGGCTTGTACACGGCCGTGCCGCCGACCGAAACGGGAGCCATCGAGGTTCCCACGCTGATCCTGTGGGGCGGGCAGGACAGCCTGCTCCCCCGCGCGGACCAGGACACCCTGGCCGCCAAAATTGACGGCGCAGAACTGAAGATCTATCCCGATGCCGCCCACTTGGTCTTGTGGGAATGCCCGGAACAGGTGGCAGCGGATGCGGCGGCGTTCCTGGCTTCCCTCGCTTGA